The genomic window GAGAGGGAAAAAACCACTAGACATTGAAAGGGTTCTGTGCATTctgaatgagaaattttttttttgagcaagAATTCTTATCATGCACTGTGCAAGTGCCAAACTTGATTTGGCTAGTTTTAAAATTATGCATAGCATAACTAAAAGGGGCAGGCAGAACATAGAAGTGTGATTGTGAATGTATTTATGCATTTTTTGGTATGTGTGTGTTGTGTGTGGCTATGCTGTGCATGCTTTGGTCCATCCTTTTGTGCTTGCATAGGAAGCTAAGATTTCTAGCAACTACTTTAGCACCATGTGGTGCTAGACCAGATCATTAAACAATATTCCTTACATTTGCATTTTTTGCCACATTGCTGTCCTCAGGTTTTCTCTCGACACTGGTGATCATATCTTCCGTCTTCTGAAGGTCACTCCTTAAGTCAGAAGCTCGCTTcctcaggttctccttttctaaCAGATCCTCAGACGAGGAAACTTTCAAGTCATCGATCTGCACTTTGAGGGTTTCCATCTCTGAATTCAGCACTCTGATTATTTTCTCTTTTTCGTTCTTTGTATACCTAAGTTCATTCAGCTCTGCCAATTGTTTATTCACCACCTCCTTCATTGATGTGATTTCTCTTGCAAGCAGATCTTGctccaaatctttatcttgcaatAACTTCTCATTTACTTTAGTTGATGTCTTCAATAAATCCATCTCGGCTACCAGTTTTTCCTTCTGTTCTATCTGTTCAATAagaagatttttctctcttttaagtTTTTCAATCTCAGCTTTGAGTAACAATGTTTCCTCTGAGGAAGCTTTTATCCTTGCTGCATCTGACTTCTTTTGATTCTCAAGCTCCTCACATTTATCTTTGAGTTCCAGGAGTAGCCTATCAGTTtcctttgatttgaaatctatgaGGTTGAGAAGCTGTTGGATTTTAACATGATACTGGCTTTTTACTGATGCAAGCTCTTCATTACTTTTCTCTAATAGTTCTTCCACTTTGCTTTTTTGCAGACTCAATTCACTAGCTTCTTTTAGTGTTTGCATGACTAACTTTTCGTTTGCATGAAATGTAGATGTCATTTGTTCAGAAAGCCTTTTAAATTCCTCTTGGAGCCGTTCAGCAGTGCTAGCACTGTTCCATCTTGTCTTCCTCAATGCCTCCTCTGCTGTTATGGCTCTTTTCTCTTGTTCTACTTTGGCTTCTGTTAGAGTTGCTATATCTGCTTCAAATAAATCAGCCTGACTCTGTAGTTCTTTCTCCAAACTTTCAACATGGGCTTCAAGGTCACTGATTGCAGCTAAGTGTGCTGAACATTCATACTGCATCCTGAGTTGTTCTCGTAGCTGGCTCTGCTCCAGCTTTGAAGATATGTCATGGTTTTCCTGCTTCAAAATCTCATAGTCCAGAGCAAGCTGTTCCATTTGCATTTCTAGTTCTTCGCGATCTTTCTTGTACAACTCTACTTCACTGTCGAGGTCTATGATCTTCTTCTCCAGTGAAAATGCCAGTTTCATATCATCACCCTCCTTTACTAATACATCCAATGCATATTGCTCTTCACCATCATGCCCAGGAGTTGTTTTGAGTAGCCCTTGTCTATGTTCAGAATTCTGCTGATGCAAGAGTCTGTTTCCAAATTCCAGTTCTTGGAAATGCCCATGGATTTCCTCCTTGATATCCACTTTGCTGCATTTGCTGGAGGAGATTTCCCTATTTTTCTGTTCCAACAGTTCATCAAGATCTCTGACAGCAAGTAACAGCTCAGAGTTAGCTTCTTGTGTCTTCTGAAGTTGCAAGTGGAGATTTGCATTCAGATTTTTCTCATGATTCAGctcttgtttaatttcttcaagcaGGGAACATGGATCTTCTTCATCAGGCTGCAACTTACTTGTAAAATTGTTATCATCATTTGTTCTTTTCTTTGAGAGCTTGAGTTCTTCATGTTCCCTTTTCAGTGCATCTCTTTCCTCTTTTAGGCTACTTATTTCTCTTGAAAGATCTTGCCCTCGCCTGCTCTCCTTGACAACTTGCTTTCTGAGAGTCTGCAGTTCCAGCTCTGACAATTCCACCTTTCTCGTCAGAGAAACAATATCACTTCTTAGTTTCTCAAGGGTTTCATCTGAGTCCTGCAATCTTTCTCTCAGCCCAGCCTCTCCTGAACTGTTTGTCGACCCATCCGTGCTTTCATCAGGAGCTGAAGTCCCAGACCAGTAACCTGAACTGGTCATCAGCTTCTGAGCATCACTGTTGCTGAGAAGTGACAGCAACCCAGGTGAATCCTGATGGATGTTGTTATGCTTTAATCCATTTTCTTTTGGTGTATATACCGAACTGGTATCTGAGCCTGATGCTGATATAGCATCAAAACTATGAGATTTCGTGAGGTTGCCATTAGAATCATCATGAAGTGGCAAGTTTCTGCTCGATGAGAATTTCACTTGTGATTGGCTGTTTATTAGGGAGGTGTCCTGGAAAATTTTAAACCAAAGTTCAGAATCAGTCACTGAACATCGCATGTAAAAGGATGATAAAAACTGAATGAATAATATTTCATTTTTTCAACTAAGCATCTCTCGACCTGAACACATGCTGTATTTGCAATCAATTTCTCGAATCATTTCAGCTCAAGGAAGTTCAAATATTCATGTTTTTTGTATTGAATGCAAGGGCAATTGGGGACTGTAGATTACATTTTTCAAATGGAACAATCCAAATTCACTTCACCATGATATGTTCTATTTTCATGACTAAAGTAATAGAGGCTCAGATTTTACAATTAGATGCATGGAAAATCGTAAACATCTAATTAAGACCAGAATATGGATCATGTAGATGCtggttcaaaaattaaattttctccATTGAAAGTCTCCAATGGGAAACTCATATTTTCATTTTCCTTCTTTATTCATAATGCATCTGATGCACTACAAAGCATAATTCTTTTATTAAAGCATTAAACATCAGCAAGCATTATTTCTTTCGTTTTCTTAGATCCATATCCTTAAAAAGATTTGGCCTTACTTCCACAGAGTTGATT from Elaeis guineensis isolate ETL-2024a chromosome 4, EG11, whole genome shotgun sequence includes these protein-coding regions:
- the LOC105032362 gene encoding uncharacterized protein yields the protein MFKAARWRSEKNKIKAVFKFQFQATQIPRAGWEMVMITLVPVDVGRPTVRTEKVAVIDGTCRWANPIYETVKLVHDLKTGRINEKVYHFLVSTTGSTKAEVFGEVAIDLADYAEVFKPTSVSLPLKASNTGAILHVTLQRLQGNGEGSENSDNGDTTVRQQRRTLQSQLSKCDDDEVTKAIDGTNGINSVEDTSLINSQSQVKFSSSRNLPLHDDSNGNLTKSHSFDAISASGSDTSSVYTPKENGLKHNNIHQDSPGLLSLLSNSDAQKLMTSSGYWSGTSAPDESTDGSTNSSGEAGLRERLQDSDETLEKLRSDIVSLTRKVELSELELQTLRKQVVKESRRGQDLSREISSLKEERDALKREHEELKLSKKRTNDDNNFTSKLQPDEEDPCSLLEEIKQELNHEKNLNANLHLQLQKTQEANSELLLAVRDLDELLEQKNREISSSKCSKVDIKEEIHGHFQELEFGNRLLHQQNSEHRQGLLKTTPGHDGEEQYALDVLVKEGDDMKLAFSLEKKIIDLDSEVELYKKDREELEMQMEQLALDYEILKQENHDISSKLEQSQLREQLRMQYECSAHLAAISDLEAHVESLEKELQSQADLFEADIATLTEAKVEQEKRAITAEEALRKTRWNSASTAERLQEEFKRLSEQMTSTFHANEKLVMQTLKEASELSLQKSKVEELLEKSNEELASVKSQYHVKIQQLLNLIDFKSKETDRLLLELKDKCEELENQKKSDAARIKASSEETLLLKAEIEKLKREKNLLIEQIEQKEKLVAEMDLLKTSTKVNEKLLQDKDLEQDLLAREITSMKEVVNKQLAELNELRYTKNEKEKIIRVLNSEMETLKVQIDDLKVSSSEDLLEKENLRKRASDLRSDLQKTEDMITSVERKPEDSNVAKNANGNLSNKQAGDTPEDGKVILTSFESFDMAQVQKGKHSHKNFKFVSTNDVKKSEDFDWCRRMGDKACIQDIHGARKEPVLSNNGANSGKEEGSIVPCAWDQHNIAEKLSEMDVLKKRNESMEAELKDMQERYSEISLKFAEVEGERQQLVKTIRTLKNALKN